CAGGGAGAGCAGTTTCCAGAGCTGGTGCGCCTGCTACGCGAGTGGGAGCGCTGGGCCGCCGAGCTGCTGGAGAGCCATCTCTCCTATCCGGTGCTCATCTATTATCGCTCACAGCACGAACGCCAGTCATGGCTAGCCGCCCTGACCACCCTGCTCGATGCCTGCGCGTTGATCATCGTCTATCTGGATGATTTGCCAGCACAGACTGCCTGGTTCACCTTTGCCATCGCGCGCCATGCCGCGGTCGATCTGGCCCAGGTCTTCGATGTGAAGCCGCGACCCGCAAGCATGAATCGTCTGACAGGAGAGGAGCGCGCTCGTTTACTGGCGGCACTGGAGGCGCTAGGACTGGAGGTTTCACCAGAGCGGGAGCAGCGCCTGGCCGAGTTGCGACAGCTCTACGAGCGCTATGTCCAGAGTCTGGCAAGGCGGCTGGAGATGCCGCTGCCTGCCTGGGCTCCCGCCAAAGTCATCGATGACTGGCAGACCAGTCCGTGGGAACTTCTGGCCGCTAGCCGAGATACCCTGGCCTGGCAGCGCAAGATGTTGACGCTGCAGAGGAAGTTTGAGACCATCAAGCCTGGCGTTCAATCACCAGACGAGACCAGCGCCGGGTAAAGATGAGGCGCTCGGGGGTTGGCTTCTCGGGACAGGGAACGTGCAGGGGATAGACCCGCAGGCGCAAGCGATCATCGCCAGGCATGAGAAGCCAACTGGCGGGGCGCCCCGCCGTATCCCAGGAGCGAAGGAGAGACAGCAGACGCCGAGCCAGGTATTCGGCCCCGCCAAAGCAGCGCACCATGATTTCACAGGCGACCTGGCCACTTTGACTCGCACCACTGGCCGGCACCCTCCAGCCCGGAGGCAGGGCGAGCAGGGCCACATGATTGTCAGCCACAATTCCTATGGTAGCACGGGCCTCCAGGCCAGCGACCTTGAAGAGCCAGGGTAGCTCGGTCAGCGCTGGGTGCTCGCGCTGAGCTACAAGGCTGCAGGCTGTCGGCTCCTGCTGGGAGAGCCAGGAGTTAAAACCGTAATGGACTTCGTGCAGGCTGGCAAGCACGCCGCTGGGCAAGTCGTACCAGGGACCGGCGAGATCTCGGTAGAGGGCGGTGACATCCACCGGCTGGTAGTTATTCAAGCGCAGCTGGAGCGCAGGACTGGCCTCGGTTCGCGGCCCGAGGGCGAAGATGCCCCCCGCCTCTGCGAAGGGGCCGCGTAGCATCATGAAAGCACAGAAGCGTACAGAGACGCTCTCAAGATGGTCATCGCGCCGCTCTAGAGCAACCGAGAATTGAGCATCACGGAGGACCAACGGGAGCAGTAGCCTCCCGTCAGGCTTCAACTGTTCATACCAGGGCGTGGCTATATCGCCCGCAGCCACAGTGAGAATAATGCGGTCATAGGGGGCCGCGGGTGGATAGCCCTGGGCTCCATCCCCACAGATGACATGCACCTGGCGGTAGCCGGCGGCTTCCAGATGGGCACGTGCCCCCTCTACCAGGTCTTCATCGATATCGATGGTCACAATAGTGCCGCTCTCACCCAGGATGTGAGCCATGAGGGCGGCATTGTAGCCGCTGGCAGCTCCGATCTCCAGGACTCGCTGACCTGGCTCTAGACCAAGCTGCTCCAGCATGATGGCCATGATGGCTGGCTGCGAAGAGGAGCTGATGCAGACTCCGTCGACAATCTTGAGAGGGATGACCTGGTCGCGATACACTTCTTCGGAAGGAACCCCTGGCAGGAAGAGGTGCCGGGGCACAGCTCGAAAGGCCGCCTCGATGCGAGCTGTGCGCAGGAAGCCACGCTCTTTCAGATGCTCAACCAGGGCCTGTTGCTGCGCCTCTAGCTGGTCCTGATGCTGGCCTGGACCGTTCCGGTGGGCCGGATCAGGATCAGGGTCACGCCTCGGACCAGCTTCCATAAGGCCCTCCTTTCCTTTCCTTTCCTTCCCTTCCCTTCCTCTCTGGCTGCTGTCTGCTGTCGCCAGTCAGGGAATGTCTCGCCGATGCCAATCGGTCAGCTGCTGGTAGGCATGGGCAATTCTTAAGACAGTCGCTTCGTCGAAGGCATTGCCCACTACCTGAAGGCTGAGCGGGAGGCCAGTCTGGCTGAAGCCACAGGGAAAAGCCACCGCGGGAAGACCAGCCAGGTTGAAAGGCAACGTGAGGCGCAGCGAGGCCGTGGTGGCCTCCTCGCGCTGACCCTCAATGGTAATCTCCTGGTCGATCTGAGCGATGGGAATGGCCGGCATGGGCTGGGCAGGCAGCACAAGCGCATCAACTCGCTGC
This window of the Thermogemmatispora onikobensis genome carries:
- a CDS encoding methyltransferase domain-containing protein; translation: MEAGPRRDPDPDPAHRNGPGQHQDQLEAQQQALVEHLKERGFLRTARIEAAFRAVPRHLFLPGVPSEEVYRDQVIPLKIVDGVCISSSSQPAIMAIMLEQLGLEPGQRVLEIGAASGYNAALMAHILGESGTIVTIDIDEDLVEGARAHLEAAGYRQVHVICGDGAQGYPPAAPYDRIILTVAAGDIATPWYEQLKPDGRLLLPLVLRDAQFSVALERRDDHLESVSVRFCAFMMLRGPFAEAGGIFALGPRTEASPALQLRLNNYQPVDVTALYRDLAGPWYDLPSGVLASLHEVHYGFNSWLSQQEPTACSLVAQREHPALTELPWLFKVAGLEARATIGIVADNHVALLALPPGWRVPASGASQSGQVACEIMVRCFGGAEYLARRLLSLLRSWDTAGRPASWLLMPGDDRLRLRVYPLHVPCPEKPTPERLIFTRRWSRLVIERQA